ACTGATATACCAAAGTTTTCGGAATAGGAAGTTAGGGCAAATATATCTGCTCCTTGCATTAATAAATCCTTTGTTTCGCCCTTGACAAATCCTGTAAAGTGTGTTCTCTCTTCAATTCCATGAGTTGTGACTAAAGTTTTTATCTCAGTTTCATAATCTGAATCGCCGCTACCTGCGACAATGAATGTGAAGCGGTAATCAGATAACTTACCTAATGCTGGAATTAGGTAATCTAAACCTTTTTTAGGATGTAAGCGGGATAAAAATAAGATAATTGGTTCATCTGCGGGGATGTTCAGGTATTTTTGTAGCTTTTCACGAGCATTAAGAATTCTTTGAGGGGGATAAATACCCAGGGGGAGGACAAAGCTGGAAGAAGTCAAATTTAATGGTGATGCTTCTTTTTGTTCTGAAACGGAGGTAAAATGGGTTGATTGACTGTGATTAAGAAAATATTTTGCTATTAGGTTAATATATAGTTGTTTTTTGAAAGTCTTTTGTTGCAGTGACCATTCACAGAGTTGTCCGTGTCCAGTAATAATATAGGGGACTTTTTGGTGATGTGCGATCGCCATTGCTATAGTCGGAGCA
The DNA window shown above is from Anabaena sp. WA102 and carries:
- a CDS encoding glycosyltransferase; the encoded protein is MKVLHIIPSVAAVRGGPSQAILEMVKALRKNDIDAEIVTTNDNGTDLLDVPLGKFIDYQQVPVQFFPRFSPPINAIREFSYSGDFTIWLWKNIRNYDLLHIHGIFSYAPTIAMAIAHHQKVPYIITGHGQLCEWSLQQKTFKKQLYINLIAKYFLNHSQSTHFTSVSEQKEASPLNLTSSSFVLPLGIYPPQRILNAREKLQKYLNIPADEPIILFLSRLHPKKGLDYLIPALGKLSDYRFTFIVAGSGDSDYETEIKTLVTTHGIEERTHFTGFVKGETKDLLMQGADIFALTSYSENFGISVLESLAAGVPVIVTPGVALSDIVQEQHLGYVTELNINDIATTIENFLDHPQESKEMGDRSRQFILDNYTWDKIALKMISVYENIIQGR